TGACTGCGTAAAATTAACCACGTATCTTCTTTATTGCCATAATTATCTAGCACCTTTTGAATCGACTCTTTCTGTGCAGCTGTCAGTCTGTCTGCATTTCCTTCGGGCAAAGAATATATCTTAGTTTGCCTCCTATGCAAGTTATACAAATTTCTTACTACCGGTCCATTAATCCAAGCTTCGATGCGATCGTCAAACAAAGGTCTCCCTTCATTCCAGGCCAAATGCCAAGCTTGACAATAATAAACCAACTTTTGCAACTTAATTCCAGAAATAGGGTTTATTCTTTGCAATATATATTGTGCTACATCAAAGACGCTTGCCATATTAACCTCCTAAATATGACGACAACAAAACCCGTTTACTTTTATCTTAAAGCAAGCGGGAGGAAACATTCTTGTAAGTAATTCTTTTCAAATCGGTACAGCGAAACACGCGAAAAACGAATTTTGCGTGACATTTACTATATATATTGTATTGGTTATAAGGGCTAAAATCAAGCCTTTTGAGGTATTAAACAAGGACTTGGAAGGGTATTTGAGGTATTAAAAAGGAAATTGGAAGGACCCAATGCACAACCGTAGAAAACTACAATTTTAATGAAAGACAATTCCTTTTATTTTTTATTATAACATTTTATTGTTAGTTTTGTCAATAAAGTTAGTTTACTCAAACGTTATTTCAAAAAAGCGGGATTCATTGGGGCGTCCAAAAAACTGATACACCTCATTGGGCAAATTCCACCCGTCCACCAAGCGGATGTTTACGATTCTCCGCGTAATGGTGCGGGAAGAATAACCCCTATGGAAAACGACCAAATCGCTCTTTTTCAAGCGAGATAAGCGTTTGCTCCACCCTTCAGTAAACCGGCGATATTCGCACGTTTTCCGCCCGGATTCTATTTCATCAAACCAATGGTAAGTGAGGGGCAAGTGGAGTTTATTCATTTATGCTAACCTCTAACAAAGCGTCCAAAGCGGCTTCGGCCATTTTTTCATATTTTTCCCAAATCGGGCAACCTTCACAGA
The DNA window shown above is from Elusimicrobium sp. An273 and carries:
- a CDS encoding Panacea domain-containing protein; translation: MASVFDVAQYILQRINPISGIKLQKLVYYCQAWHLAWNEGRPLFDDRIEAWINGPVVRNLYNLHRRQTKIYSLPEGNADRLTAAQKESIQKVLDNYGNKEDTWLILRSHQEAPWKDARRGLSPLEASTNEVSIESIHSFYKNKNIENCVK